Proteins encoded by one window of Rutidosis leptorrhynchoides isolate AG116_Rl617_1_P2 chromosome 7, CSIRO_AGI_Rlap_v1, whole genome shotgun sequence:
- the LOC139857402 gene encoding RNA demethylase ALKBH9B-like, whose amino-acid sequence MNGRPTRNQPQEDEHQQIDPFLQNYNPSDLQTVSEFLSNWLPFLSKDLCNHCSKSLSDRVRSLDHLKYDTEQSHEETEVQVSTPDRRDLQDEIDTNDTEDTNSLGSWKDGANWASEQVEKTSRTEWVQSPEHVKSTGPKMSWADMAQEEFEADEEEEARGLFGNSGQTEGPVKGKAIGKTELSREQRERIRFTNVTRKKDFICLERVNGKIVNVVDGLELHSGVFSLVEQKKIVDFVYELQEKGKNGKLKARTYTAPQKWMRGKGRVTIQFGCCYNYATDRNGNPPGILHNELVDPIPHLFKVMIKRLVKWHVIPPTCVPDSCIVNIYDEGDCIPPHIDNHDFVRPFCTVSFLSECNILFGTSLKIEGPGEFSGSFPISLPIGSVLVLNGNGADVAKHCVPAVPTKRISITFRKMDETKWPNGFVPEPDLQGLEPLSYDADKPNGGSNHLKRVEPPMYDADKPSGGSHHYKPNRPSNRQVVRRDDFKDNSRGVLGSHPRFYGQSQTRQQGPGQSQTRQQGPSPGYRRNGRLEY is encoded by the exons ATGAACGGTCGCCCCACCCGAAATCAACCACAAGAAGATGAGCACCAACAAATCGATCCCTTCTTACAAAATTACAACCCTAGCGATCTTCAAACTGTATCAGAATTTTTATCAAATTGGTTACCCTTTTTATCTAAAGACCTCTGCAATCACTGCTCTAAATCTCTTTCAGATCGTGTTCGATCCCTTGATCATC TGAAGTATGATACTGAACAATCACATGAAGAAACTGAAGTACAGGTTTCAACACCAGACCGTAGGGATTTGCAAGATGAAATAGATACTAATGATACTGAGGATACAAACTCTTTGGGTAGTTGGAAAGATGGTGCAAATTGGGCATCTGAACAAGTTGAAAAAACTTCTAGAACCGAATGGGTTCAATCACCAGAACATGTTAAAAGCACGGGCCCAAAAATGTCGTGGGCTGATATGGCCCAAGAGGAATTTGAGGCTGATGAAGAGGAAGAAGCGAGAGGGCTTTTTGGTAATAGTGGCCAAACAGAAGGGCCGGTGAAAGGGAAGGCTATAGGGAAAACCGAGCTTTCGAGAGAACAAAGAGAACGAATTCGGTTTACGAATGTAACGAGGAAGAAAGATTTTATATGTTTGGAGAGAGTTAATGGCAAAATTGTGAATGTTGTTGATGGTCTTGAGCTACATTCTGGTGTATTCAGTTTGGTTGAGCAGAAAAAGATAGTCGATTTTGTTTATGAGCTCCAGGAGAAAGGAAAAAATGGAAAATTGAAAG CTCGTACATATACCGCTCCTCAGAAGTGGATGAGGGGAAAAGGGCGGGTGACTATCCAATTTGGATGTTGTTACAATTATGCAACT GATAGAAATGGTAATCCACCTGGGATACTTCATAACGAGCTAGTTGATCCAATACCACATCTTTTTAAGGTTATGATTAAAAGATTGGTTAAATGGCATGTTATACCTCCAACTTGTGTACCCGACAGTTGTATAGTCAACATTTACGATGAAGGTGATTGCATTCCGCCTCATATCGATAACCATGATTTTGTTCGCCCGTTTTGCACTGTATCTTTTCTTAGTGAGTGCAATATTCTGTTTGGAACAAGTTTGAAAATTGAGGGTCCCGGGGAGTTTTCTGGTTCTTTTCCTATTTCTTTACCAATCGG ATCTGTTCTTGTTTTAAATGGTAATGGAGCCGATGTTGCCAAACACTGTGTGCCTGCAGTTCCTACTAAAAG GATTTCAATTACATTTAGGAAAATGGACGAAACAAAGTGGCCAAACGGGTTTGTTCCAGAACCCGACTTGCAAGGACTTGAGCCACTATCATATGATGCAGACAAACCCAATGGTGGTTCGAATCACTTAAAACGGGTTGAGCCACCCATGTATGATGCAGACAAACCCAGTGGTGGTTCACATCACTACAAACCAAACCGACCTTCAAATAGACAAGTTGTTAGGAGAGATGATTTCAAGGACAACTCAAGGGGAGTGTTAGGTTCACACCCTCGTTTTTATGGTCAAAGTCAAACTAGACAACAAGGTCCTGGTCAAAGTCAAACTAGACAACAAGGTCCTAGTCCTGGATATCGAAGAAATGGTAGGTTAGAGTATTGA